One genomic window of Anser cygnoides isolate HZ-2024a breed goose chromosome 11, Taihu_goose_T2T_genome, whole genome shotgun sequence includes the following:
- the MCEE gene encoding methylmalonyl-CoA epimerase, mitochondrial isoform X1 gives MAACGRRAAAGLLTRLQTSTLMIRNLASSHSFSQNIPSSLWKLGRLNHVAIAVPDLEKAQSLYKDVLGAQVSETVALPEHGVYTVFVELGNTKLELLHPLGEKSPITSFLQKNKTGGMHHICIEVDDIKAAMAELKKKKIRILSEEPKIGAHGKPVIFLHPKDCHGVLVELEQA, from the exons ATGGCGGCctgcgggcggcgggcggcggccg ggcttCTTACCAGATTGCAGACTTCAACTCTTATGATACGAAATTTAGCATCATCGCAttctttttctcaaaacatTCCAAGCTCTTTGTGGAAACTGGGCCGACTTAATCATGTAGCAATTGCAGTGCCTGATTTGGAAAAAGCTCAGTCCTTGTATAAAGATGTGTTAGGAGCACAGGTGAGCGAGACTGTAGCTCTGCCTGAACATGGTGTCTACACTGTTTTTGTGGAGCTGGGAAATACAAAGCTGGAACTTCTACACCCCTTAGGAGAGAAAAGTCCCATTACAAGTTTTCTGCAAAAGAACAAGACTGGAGGAATGCATCATATCTGCATTGAG gTTGATGACATAAAAGCAGCTATggcagaactgaagaaaaaaaagattcgAATACTGAGTGAAGAGCCAAAAATAGGTGCACATGGCAAACCCGTGATTTTTCTTCACCCTAAAGATTGCCATGGAGTCCTTGTGGAACTTGAACAAGCCTGA
- the MCEE gene encoding methylmalonyl-CoA epimerase, mitochondrial isoform X2, producing MIRNLASSHSFSQNIPSSLWKLGRLNHVAIAVPDLEKAQSLYKDVLGAQVSETVALPEHGVYTVFVELGNTKLELLHPLGEKSPITSFLQKNKTGGMHHICIEVDDIKAAMAELKKKKIRILSEEPKIGAHGKPVIFLHPKDCHGVLVELEQA from the exons ATGATACGAAATTTAGCATCATCGCAttctttttctcaaaacatTCCAAGCTCTTTGTGGAAACTGGGCCGACTTAATCATGTAGCAATTGCAGTGCCTGATTTGGAAAAAGCTCAGTCCTTGTATAAAGATGTGTTAGGAGCACAGGTGAGCGAGACTGTAGCTCTGCCTGAACATGGTGTCTACACTGTTTTTGTGGAGCTGGGAAATACAAAGCTGGAACTTCTACACCCCTTAGGAGAGAAAAGTCCCATTACAAGTTTTCTGCAAAAGAACAAGACTGGAGGAATGCATCATATCTGCATTGAG gTTGATGACATAAAAGCAGCTATggcagaactgaagaaaaaaaagattcgAATACTGAGTGAAGAGCCAAAAATAGGTGCACATGGCAAACCCGTGATTTTTCTTCACCCTAAAGATTGCCATGGAGTCCTTGTGGAACTTGAACAAGCCTGA